Proteins encoded in a region of the Populus nigra chromosome 3, ddPopNigr1.1, whole genome shotgun sequence genome:
- the LOC133688235 gene encoding 20 kDa chaperonin, chloroplastic, which produces MATAQLTASSISVSARNLSSFEGLRASNVKFASFKPAGGFALSQRPFRCLVVKAATVVAPKYTSIKPLGDRVLVKIKTVEEKSEGGILLPSSAQTKPQAGEVVAVGEGKSIGKTKLDISVKTGARVVYSKYAGTEVEFDGSSHLILKEDDIIGILETDDIKDLKPLNDRVFIKLAEAEEKTAGGLLLTEATKEKPSIGTVIAVGPGPLDEEGNRKALSVSPGSTVLYSKYAGNDFKGSDGANYIALKASDVMAILS; this is translated from the exons atggcaaCAGCACAGTTGACAGCATCCTCAATTTCGGTTTCAGCAAGGAACTTGTCTTCCTTTGAAGGATTAAGAGCTTCTAATGTTAAGTTTGCGTCTTTTAAACCAGCTGGTGGCTTTGCTCTTTCTCAACGCCCTTTTCGGTGCTTGGTAGTTAAAGCTGCCACTGTTGTCGCTCCCAAG TACACGTCCATTAAGCCTTTGGGTGATAGAGTGCTGGTGAAGATCAAGACTGTTGAGGAGAAGTCTGAGGGTGGCATCTTACTTCCATCTTCTGCCCAAACAAAGCCTCAAGCTGGTGAGGTGGTTGCTGTTGGAGAAGGGAAGTCGATTGGGAAGACCAAGCTGGACATTTCTGTGAAG ACTGGTGCCCGGGTTGTATATTCCAAGTATGCGGGGACTGAGGTGGAGTTCGATGGCTCAAGTCATCTTATACTGAAGGAGGATGATATTATCGGCATCCTTGAGACAGATGATATCAAGGATCTTAAGCCACTGAATGATAGAGTATTCATAAAG CTTGCTGAGGCAGAGGAGAAAACTGCTGGAGGCTTGTTGCTGACAGAGGCAACTAAAGAGAAACCTTCTATTGGCACG GTGATAGCAGTTGGACCTGGACCACTTGACGAGGAAGGTAACAGGAAGGCACTATCCGTGTCCCCAGGAAGCACAGTTTTGTATTCCAAGTATGCTGGGAATGACTTCAAAGGGAGTGATGGTGCTAACTACATCGCATTGAAAGCTTCCGATGTAATGGCTATACTCTCTTAG